ACCATCGCGCGGGCCTTCCTGTCCGACCCGGTGATCCTCGTGCTGGACGAGGCGACCAGCTCGGTCGACACCCGTACCGAGGTGCTGATCCAGAAGGCGATGGCCAAACTCCAGCACGGCAGGACGTCGTTCGTCATCGCGCACCGGCTCTCCACCATCCGGGACGCGGACACCATCCTGGTGATGGAGAACGGCTCCATCGTCGAACAGGGCGCGCACGACGAGCTGCTGTCGGCCGACGGCGCCTACGCCCGCCTGTACAAGGCGCAGTTCGCGCAGGCGGTCGCGGAGGTCGACTGAACGCAGACCGGTCCGGCCGGTACACGGGAGGGGGGCGCCCGGCGGGGCGGCCCCCTTCAGTCCAGGTAGCCGCGCAGCTGGTCGGCGAAGGTGTGGTCGCGCAGCTTGTTGAGGGTCTTGGACTCTATCTGGCGGATCCGCTCCCGGGTCACGCCGAACAGGCGCCCTATCTCCTCCAGGGTGCGCGGGCGCCCGTCCACCAGGCCGTAGCGGAGCTGGACGACCTTGCGCTCGCGCTCCCCCAGCGTGGAGAGCACCGCGTCCAGGTGCTGGCGCAGCAGCAGGAACGCGGCCGACTCCACGGGCGAGGCGGCGTCGCCGTCCTCGATGAGGTCGCCGAGGGCCACGTCGTCCTCCTCGCCGACCGGGGCGTGCAGCGAGACCGGCTCCTGCGCCAGCCGCAGCACCTCGCTGACCCGTTCGGGCGGCAGTTCGAGGTGGGCGGCGACCTCGGCCGCGGTGGGCTCGTAGCCCCGCTCCTGAAGCATCCGGCGCTGCACCCGCACCACCCGGTTGATCAGTTCGACGACGTGCACCGGTACGCGGATGGTGCGGGCCTGGTCGGCCAGTGCCCGGCTCATCGCCTGCCGGATCCACCAGGTCGCGTACGTCGAGAACTTGTAGCCGCGGGCGTAGTCGAACTTCTCCACCGCCCGGATCAGCCCGAGATTGCCCTCCTGGACCAGGTCCAGCATGGTCAGCCCGCGGCCGACGTAGCGCTTGGCGACCGACACCACCAGCCGCAGGTTGGCCTCGATGAGGCGGCGCTTGGCGAGGCGGCCCATGACGACCAGCCGGTCCAGGTCGCCCGCGAGCGCGCTGTCGAGGTCGTGGGCGCCGCTGAGCTTCTCCTCGGCGAAGAGACCGGCTTCGACCCGGCGGGCGAGGTCCACCTCCTCGGCCGCGCTGAGCAGCGGGATGCGGCCGATCTCCCGCAGGTACTGCCGGAACAGGTCCGCGGTGGGCCCGCCGCTGTCGGCGCGGGCCGGGACGGCGGCGGGCTCGGACGCCTCGGCGGGCT
The sequence above is drawn from the Streptomyces sp. SAT1 genome and encodes:
- a CDS encoding RNA polymerase sigma factor, encoding MLIAYRTDSGEAVDPVPRVPLPHRSAAIILEVARVQTQTLITPADSATDLVLAAAVPPQDRVAHHPDAAEPGEPEEPPADEPEPGASEPAEPAEAGEPAEASEPAAVPARADSGGPTADLFRQYLREIGRIPLLSAAEEVDLARRVEAGLFAEEKLSGAHDLDSALAGDLDRLVVMGRLAKRRLIEANLRLVVSVAKRYVGRGLTMLDLVQEGNLGLIRAVEKFDYARGYKFSTYATWWIRQAMSRALADQARTIRVPVHVVELINRVVRVQRRMLQERGYEPTAAEVAAHLELPPERVSEVLRLAQEPVSLHAPVGEEDDVALGDLIEDGDAASPVESAAFLLLRQHLDAVLSTLGERERKVVQLRYGLVDGRPRTLEEIGRLFGVTRERIRQIESKTLNKLRDHTFADQLRGYLD